A window of Rubricoccus marinus contains these coding sequences:
- a CDS encoding HisA/HisF-related TIM barrel protein codes for MLVIPAIDLHGGQCVRIRQSRYAVETDYFADPVAMAKLWRVMNAKVLHLIDLDAAGWVEPQQPDNDTPHDNHGPVASIAQALDIPVQVGGGIQTPEAIEATLALGVYRVVFGPVTEATAEAAGDAVARFGARRVIVAIDAQHTGVTDPPALAADLEARGVRRIVYTDVDRSGERTRPNIEAIRALADRLTLAKVTAAGGVTGYPDLLALQTIERSGVDSVVVGRALYENTFPCQRFWCWQKPQDVDLSRFSTARLALRSDG; via the coding sequence ATGCTCGTCATCCCAGCCATCGACCTCCACGGCGGACAATGCGTCCGCATCCGGCAGTCGCGCTACGCCGTGGAGACGGACTACTTCGCCGACCCCGTCGCGATGGCGAAGCTGTGGCGCGTGATGAACGCGAAGGTGCTCCACCTTATCGACCTGGACGCGGCGGGCTGGGTGGAACCGCAGCAGCCGGACAACGACACGCCGCACGACAACCACGGCCCGGTCGCCTCTATCGCGCAGGCGCTGGACATCCCGGTACAGGTCGGCGGCGGCATCCAGACGCCAGAGGCCATCGAAGCGACGCTCGCGCTCGGCGTGTACCGCGTCGTGTTCGGGCCCGTAACGGAGGCCACGGCCGAGGCCGCTGGCGACGCCGTGGCCCGGTTCGGCGCCCGGCGCGTGATCGTCGCCATCGACGCGCAGCACACCGGGGTGACGGACCCGCCCGCCCTCGCGGCGGACCTGGAGGCGCGTGGCGTGCGCCGCATCGTGTACACCGACGTGGACCGCTCGGGAGAGCGGACGCGCCCGAACATCGAGGCCATCCGCGCGCTCGCCGACCGGCTAACCTTGGCCAAGGTGACCGCCGCGGGCGGCGTGACGGGCTACCCGGACCTTCTCGCGCTCCAGACCATCGAACGCTCCGGCGTCGACTCCGTCGTCGTGGGCCGCGCCCTCTACGAGAACACCTTCCCGTGCCAGCGCTTCTGGTGCTGGCAGAAGCCCCAGGACGTTGACCTCTCCCGCTTTTCCACCGCCCGCCTCGCCCTCCGCTCCGATGGATAA
- a CDS encoding YiaA/YiaB family inner membrane protein, producing MFKEPDLRRDSASWRGFVVASFALAALAMGLGIYHIPVDPWIRGYIAMGALFLVGSSFTLAKTLRDDHEAKKWLNKVSDARTEQMLGNLDV from the coding sequence ATGTTCAAAGAACCCGACCTCCGCCGCGACTCCGCTTCCTGGCGCGGCTTTGTCGTCGCCTCGTTCGCCCTTGCCGCCCTCGCAATGGGCCTCGGCATCTACCACATCCCCGTCGATCCGTGGATCCGCGGCTACATCGCCATGGGCGCGCTCTTCCTCGTCGGCTCCTCGTTCACGCTCGCCAAAACGCTCCGCGACGACCACGAGGCCAAAAAATGGCTCAACAAGGTCAGCGACGCGCGCACGGAGCAGATGCTGGGCAACCTGGACGTGTAG
- a CDS encoding glycosyltransferase family 4 protein, translating to MRRPRILFSYLQPTSFVRDDLSLLAERYDVRSHEFGVDVARGSLGKAAALVRGMARLSAWTAAEAATADLLYGWFADYHIWPLVRQRRPIPLALAMGGYDAMDLPDLGYGVFASSWRGPLAKRVLGAADALFPVSGSLVRSQNTFLRASGAEAQGVAVHVPRLQTKCTVVPTGYDPDAWPLGAIDRKPSVLSVATVDSHTTFLRKGLDVLIEVARAMPDVPFQVVGMRMDEAAVRERYHPPANVEFIRALPREMLAAVYGQASVYLQLSRAEGMPNVLCEAMLCGCAPVGSNVFGIPDAIGDAGWIVDDPDPLAIAAAVREALAAPEALRRRARAHIADTFPRERRRRELFGLLDALLDGERPGVPACDWPLA from the coding sequence ATGCGACGCCCCCGGATCCTTTTTTCGTACCTCCAGCCGACCTCGTTCGTCCGCGACGACCTCTCGCTCCTCGCCGAGCGCTACGATGTGCGCAGCCACGAGTTCGGCGTCGATGTCGCCAGAGGCTCACTCGGCAAGGCCGCCGCGCTCGTCCGCGGCATGGCGCGCCTCAGCGCCTGGACCGCCGCCGAGGCCGCGACCGCCGACCTCCTCTACGGCTGGTTCGCGGACTACCACATCTGGCCTCTGGTGCGCCAGAGGCGCCCGATCCCGCTCGCGCTCGCCATGGGCGGCTACGACGCGATGGACCTTCCGGACCTTGGCTACGGCGTTTTCGCCTCGTCCTGGCGCGGACCTCTGGCGAAGCGCGTGCTGGGTGCTGCAGACGCGCTCTTCCCGGTCTCGGGCTCTCTGGTCCGGTCCCAGAACACCTTTCTCCGCGCCTCTGGCGCCGAGGCGCAGGGTGTCGCGGTCCACGTGCCGCGCTTGCAGACGAAATGCACTGTTGTCCCGACGGGCTACGACCCGGACGCGTGGCCGCTCGGCGCAATAGACCGGAAGCCGTCCGTGCTCTCCGTCGCGACCGTGGACTCGCACACGACGTTTCTGCGCAAGGGTCTGGACGTGTTGATCGAGGTTGCCCGCGCGATGCCCGACGTGCCGTTTCAGGTCGTCGGGATGCGGATGGACGAGGCGGCGGTGCGCGAGCGGTACCACCCGCCGGCCAACGTTGAGTTTATCCGCGCGCTCCCTCGCGAGATGCTGGCCGCGGTGTACGGGCAGGCCTCGGTCTACCTCCAACTCTCCCGCGCCGAAGGGATGCCGAACGTGCTCTGCGAGGCCATGCTCTGCGGGTGTGCGCCTGTCGGCAGCAACGTTTTCGGCATCCCGGACGCCATCGGCGATGCGGGCTGGATCGTGGATGACCCGGATCCGCTCGCCATCGCTGCGGCGGTCCGCGAGGCCCTCGCCGCGCCAGAGGCTCTGCGGCGGCGCGCCCGCGCCCACATCGCGGACACGTTCCCGCGCGAGCGCCGCCGCCGCGAACTCTTCGGACTGCTGGATGCGCTCTTGGACGGCGAGCGCCCCGGCGTCCCCGCCTGCGACTGGCCCCTGGCGTAG
- the folK gene encoding 2-amino-4-hydroxy-6-hydroxymethyldihydropteridine diphosphokinase translates to MTDESCMGNEGKGSPPASGANGEGQAERAAFAPPSSLAPSRVYIGLGSNVGDRLAALQTALSALEASGVRVEAISPAYETEAHVRPGAPPQPDHLNAVARVSTPLAPEPLLDVLHRIEREAGRDHQAEPWSPRPLDLDVLLWGDRTLATDRLTVPHPRLRQRRFVLAPLADLACDLAVPGTGRTVQQLLAETPDDARAERSPEALSAPASGAPDTPASPALRHSPLPPPAGSMSLALPDHLRYIAVEGVIGAGKSTLARMLAEKTDARMVLESFEDNPFLERFYSDPERWAFQTQLTFLASRFRQQKALATRDLFQTSVVSDYTFDKDRIFARVTLDGDEHQLYESLFSLMEPTIPAPDLVVYLRSSVDRLMHNVALRGRSYEAQMDPAYLAELTDAYDRYFFHYTRSPLLIVNATQIDFVKEPSHFEELIRAIRQMRGGTTYFNPPGEMQLSF, encoded by the coding sequence ATGACTGACGAGTCCTGTATGGGAAACGAGGGGAAGGGCAGCCCCCCCGCCTCTGGCGCGAACGGAGAGGGGCAGGCGGAGCGCGCAGCTTTTGCCCCCCCCTCGTCCCTCGCTCCCTCTCGCGTCTACATCGGTCTCGGCTCCAACGTCGGCGACCGGCTCGCGGCGCTCCAAACTGCGCTGAGCGCGCTGGAAGCCTCTGGCGTGCGCGTAGAGGCCATCTCGCCCGCCTACGAAACCGAGGCGCATGTCCGTCCGGGCGCCCCGCCGCAGCCCGACCACCTCAACGCCGTCGCGCGCGTGAGCACGCCATTAGCGCCAGAGCCGCTTCTGGACGTGCTGCACCGCATCGAGCGCGAGGCCGGGCGCGACCACCAGGCCGAGCCCTGGAGCCCGCGGCCGCTCGATCTCGACGTGCTCCTGTGGGGTGACCGCACCCTCGCGACCGACCGCCTCACGGTCCCACACCCTCGTCTTCGCCAGCGGCGCTTCGTACTCGCGCCGCTGGCCGACCTCGCGTGCGATCTTGCCGTCCCCGGAACGGGCCGGACCGTTCAGCAGCTCCTCGCCGAGACGCCCGACGACGCCCGCGCCGAGCGCTCGCCAGAGGCGCTTTCTGCCCCCGCCTCTGGCGCGCCTGACACGCCGGCGTCACCGGCGCTGCGCCATTCTCCCCTCCCGCCCCCTGCTGGTTCTATGTCCCTGGCCCTCCCCGACCACCTCCGCTACATCGCGGTCGAAGGCGTGATTGGCGCCGGGAAGAGCACGCTGGCGCGGATGCTGGCCGAGAAAACGGACGCCCGGATGGTGCTCGAATCGTTCGAGGACAACCCGTTCCTGGAGCGGTTCTACAGCGACCCGGAGCGGTGGGCGTTTCAGACGCAGCTCACGTTCCTCGCGAGCCGCTTCCGGCAGCAGAAGGCGCTCGCCACGCGCGACCTGTTCCAGACGAGCGTCGTCTCGGACTACACGTTCGACAAGGACCGCATTTTTGCGCGCGTCACGCTAGACGGCGACGAGCACCAGCTCTACGAGAGCCTGTTCTCGCTCATGGAGCCTACGATCCCCGCGCCGGACCTCGTGGTATACCTCCGCTCGTCCGTGGACCGCCTGATGCACAACGTGGCGCTCCGCGGCCGCTCCTACGAGGCGCAGATGGACCCCGCCTACCTCGCGGAGCTGACCGACGCGTACGACCGCTACTTCTTCCACTACACCCGGAGCCCGCTGCTGATCGTTAACGCGACGCAGATCGACTTCGTGAAGGAGCCCAGCCACTTCGAGGAACTGATCCGCGCGATCCGCCAAATGCGCGGCGGCACGACGTATTTCAACCCGCCGGGCGAGATGCAGCTCTCGTTCTAG
- a CDS encoding glycosyltransferase has protein sequence MLTVEAGAYPSLDPTLETDVPPGVEVIRTKALDPFGLYGAITGTSRKEAVAVGSVADTDSWGKKLGLWARANVFLPDARVGWVPFAVRAARERLARGDVGAMLTSGPPHSAHLVGLRLRRQRQALGIQWIADFRDPWTGITFYDELPMTPLARRLDHALERRVLREADRVITVSPTWGRDLEEQGGLGSDSVEIIQNGFDPADFADVDEPVRTDAFEIAHVGSLYGPRNPEGLWRAIADLRARGEVPKLRVRLVGRVDGVVEASLAAHGLTEIVDRTPVVPHDEAVRAMARAGLLVLSIEPVRKDEGILTGKLYEYLASTRPVLALGPVGADADRLLRETGGGTLVARDDARGAAEVVREHYRAWEAGSPLAGAAPEALGTLSRRAQAGEVAALVRDGAR, from the coding sequence GTGCTCACCGTCGAGGCCGGGGCGTACCCCAGCCTCGACCCCACGCTGGAGACCGACGTGCCCCCGGGCGTGGAGGTGATCCGGACGAAGGCGCTGGACCCGTTCGGGCTGTACGGCGCCATTACGGGCACGAGCCGGAAAGAGGCCGTCGCCGTCGGCAGCGTGGCGGATACGGACTCGTGGGGGAAAAAGCTGGGGCTGTGGGCGCGCGCGAACGTGTTCCTGCCAGACGCCCGCGTCGGCTGGGTGCCTTTCGCCGTCCGCGCCGCTCGTGAGCGCCTCGCCAGAGGCGACGTCGGCGCCATGCTGACCTCCGGTCCGCCGCACTCGGCGCACCTCGTCGGGCTCCGCCTTCGCCGCCAGAGGCAGGCGCTCGGCATCCAGTGGATTGCGGACTTTCGCGATCCGTGGACGGGCATCACGTTCTACGACGAGCTCCCCATGACGCCTCTGGCGCGGCGGCTGGATCATGCGCTGGAGCGCCGCGTGCTGCGCGAGGCCGACCGCGTGATCACCGTCAGCCCGACGTGGGGGCGCGATCTGGAAGAACAGGGCGGGCTGGGATCGGACTCCGTCGAGATCATCCAGAACGGCTTCGATCCCGCCGACTTTGCGGACGTGGACGAGCCGGTGCGCACCGACGCGTTCGAGATCGCGCACGTGGGCAGCCTCTACGGCCCGCGCAACCCGGAAGGCCTCTGGCGCGCGATCGCCGACCTCCGCGCCAGAGGCGAGGTCCCGAAGCTGCGCGTTCGCCTCGTCGGTCGCGTAGATGGTGTGGTGGAGGCGTCGCTGGCGGCGCACGGCCTGACGGAGATCGTGGACCGCACGCCGGTGGTTCCGCACGACGAGGCGGTCCGCGCGATGGCCCGCGCGGGGCTGCTCGTGCTCTCCATCGAGCCGGTGCGCAAGGACGAAGGCATCCTGACGGGCAAGCTCTACGAGTACCTCGCGAGCACGCGACCCGTCCTCGCGCTCGGCCCGGTGGGCGCCGACGCAGACCGCCTCTTGCGTGAGACCGGCGGCGGCACGCTCGTCGCGCGCGACGACGCCAGAGGCGCTGCCGAGGTCGTGCGGGAGCACTACCGCGCGTGGGAAGCCGGATCGCCCCTGGCGGGCGCGGCGCCAGAGGCGCTGGGGACTCTCTCGCGGCGGGCGCAGGCGGGGGAGGTGGCGGCCTTGGTCCGCGACGGCGCTCGCTAG
- a CDS encoding DUF1963 domain-containing protein has product MIPDVLRPFLRTAWAPLTSAEMGPADASSFSGLAWIPEGETWPECPNCGRPLQLLAQLNTADLPEPTRAQAGTGLIQAFYCTNADPKCDVDLEGWAPFSDAHVVRRVVPSGVPALSSPPEAIPDRFPPRRITGWTAFEEPPLYEEAAVRSVELDDATWDALADDGWPRAGDKLGGWPHWVQSPERPACRRCGREMEVLLQLDSHDHLPIYFGDMGAGHLSVCPEHADVLAFGWACG; this is encoded by the coding sequence ATGATCCCCGACGTTCTCCGTCCGTTTCTCCGCACCGCCTGGGCGCCCCTAACATCCGCCGAGATGGGACCGGCTGACGCGTCCTCGTTCTCCGGCCTCGCGTGGATCCCCGAGGGCGAGACGTGGCCCGAGTGCCCCAACTGCGGGCGCCCGCTTCAGCTTCTGGCGCAGCTCAACACCGCCGATCTCCCGGAGCCGACCCGCGCGCAGGCGGGCACCGGCCTGATCCAGGCCTTCTATTGCACCAACGCGGACCCAAAGTGCGACGTGGACCTGGAAGGGTGGGCGCCGTTCTCCGACGCCCACGTCGTGCGCCGCGTCGTCCCAAGCGGCGTGCCCGCGCTCTCGTCGCCGCCAGAGGCCATCCCGGACCGCTTCCCGCCGCGGCGCATCACAGGCTGGACCGCGTTTGAGGAGCCGCCGCTCTACGAGGAGGCCGCCGTGCGATCGGTGGAGCTGGACGACGCGACGTGGGACGCGCTGGCGGACGACGGCTGGCCCCGCGCCGGCGACAAGCTGGGCGGCTGGCCGCACTGGGTGCAGAGCCCGGAGCGCCCCGCCTGCCGGCGTTGCGGGCGCGAGATGGAGGTGCTGCTTCAACTCGACTCCCACGACCACCTGCCGATCTACTTCGGCGACATGGGCGCCGGGCACCTAAGTGTTTGCCCCGAGCACGCCGATGTGCTCGCGTTCGGCTGGGCCTGCGGATGA
- the folB gene encoding dihydroneopterin aldolase, translating into MLATVRLVNAVFYAHHGVLEEEHKIGGRFEVDVAMDLDITEAAETDDLTKTVDYERVYRIAQEVVMGNSSYLIERLAHRIGAAVLEASPRVEHVEVTVRKPNPPVGGPAERAEVCVRLAR; encoded by the coding sequence GTGCTCGCCACCGTCCGCCTCGTCAACGCCGTCTTTTACGCTCACCACGGCGTGCTGGAAGAGGAGCACAAGATCGGCGGCCGGTTCGAAGTGGACGTCGCGATGGACCTCGACATCACCGAAGCGGCCGAGACGGACGACCTGACCAAGACCGTCGACTACGAGCGCGTGTACCGCATCGCGCAAGAGGTGGTGATGGGCAACTCCTCGTACCTCATCGAGCGGCTCGCACACCGCATTGGGGCGGCGGTTTTGGAGGCCTCGCCACGCGTGGAGCACGTAGAGGTCACGGTCCGCAAGCCCAACCCGCCCGTGGGCGGACCGGCCGAGCGCGCCGAGGTCTGCGTCCGCCTCGCGCGATGA
- a CDS encoding tetratricopeptide repeat protein — protein sequence MRAARPLALVLPLAIAAAYALAACGGGDAGAALASGGDGWTYVGDEACASCHADVYTDYHRTGMGRSVSVFDPQEAPEQFGPDGESPQVCADDGYCYVAFVRGDSLFQRETRPDTPGWERTHAVSHVVGSGNATRSYFMTVGEADSTAAYVTEMPLTWYVERELWDLSPGYSQTNRRFERPINLECMACHNTAPTHATSQNAYGEIPLGISCERCHGPGSAHVEAFDAGGAPEDTRIVNPSKLSAELELDVCQQCHLTGLSVFAPGEDASTYRPGRPLAAHRAVFVRQEELDDPESFGIASHAERMRKSACFQETAGLENAMTCTTCHDPHKPAEEGSYNVTCQSCHGGAAHETVCSRPDTSGLEDAMTGDCVSCHMRSAGTSDIPHVSFTDHWIQRDPAPSQTGTRLAEEAFERQTPFTLVDLAGARASGAEADVQAGIAYLTLYDTEHRLPHYLTEATTRIRRGLDAGADRADAYIALGRALLAQNDFGGAETALSEAVRRDPQNAYAAYWLGVTRTTRGDARGAVAPLRDAVRLAPRFTEARTELAEALGASGDVAGAVRELERVVRQDPVHHVGAWNDLGLYRLQLGQVEPARQALRRAVALDPMLAPAWVTLGAAALQTGDAPEAERAFLRALRADPASTGALGNLAVIRAQQGRIGDARTLLRQLLAADPSDQRARALLAELGS from the coding sequence GTGCGCGCCGCCCGCCCCCTCGCCCTCGTTCTCCCCCTCGCGATTGCCGCGGCCTACGCGCTCGCCGCGTGCGGCGGCGGCGATGCGGGCGCGGCCCTTGCCTCTGGCGGCGACGGCTGGACCTACGTCGGCGACGAGGCCTGCGCGTCCTGCCACGCCGACGTGTACACGGACTACCACCGGACCGGCATGGGCCGCTCGGTCTCCGTCTTCGATCCGCAAGAGGCCCCTGAGCAGTTCGGCCCCGATGGCGAGTCGCCCCAGGTCTGCGCCGACGACGGGTACTGCTACGTCGCCTTCGTGCGCGGCGACTCGCTGTTCCAGCGCGAGACGCGGCCGGACACGCCAGGCTGGGAGCGGACCCACGCGGTCAGCCACGTCGTGGGCTCGGGCAACGCTACGCGGTCCTACTTCATGACCGTCGGCGAGGCCGATTCCACGGCGGCGTACGTGACCGAGATGCCGCTGACGTGGTACGTGGAGCGCGAGCTCTGGGACCTCTCGCCCGGCTACAGCCAGACCAACCGGCGCTTTGAGCGGCCCATCAACCTGGAGTGCATGGCGTGCCACAACACGGCCCCCACGCACGCCACCAGCCAGAACGCCTACGGTGAGATCCCGCTCGGCATCTCGTGCGAGCGCTGCCACGGGCCGGGCTCGGCCCACGTGGAGGCCTTCGACGCCGGCGGCGCGCCAGAGGACACCCGCATCGTCAACCCGTCCAAGCTCAGCGCCGAACTGGAGCTCGACGTGTGCCAGCAGTGCCACCTCACCGGCCTGAGCGTGTTCGCGCCCGGCGAGGACGCTTCCACCTATCGCCCCGGACGGCCTCTGGCGGCGCACCGCGCCGTGTTCGTGCGGCAGGAGGAGTTGGACGACCCGGAGTCGTTCGGCATCGCGAGCCACGCCGAGCGGATGCGCAAAAGCGCGTGCTTCCAGGAGACCGCCGGCCTGGAGAACGCGATGACGTGCACGACGTGCCACGACCCGCACAAGCCCGCCGAGGAGGGCAGCTACAACGTGACGTGCCAGAGCTGCCACGGCGGCGCGGCGCACGAAACCGTCTGCTCCCGCCCGGACACCTCCGGCTTGGAGGACGCGATGACGGGCGACTGCGTGAGTTGCCACATGCGCAGCGCAGGCACGAGCGACATCCCCCACGTCTCGTTTACCGACCACTGGATTCAGCGCGACCCCGCGCCCAGCCAGACCGGCACGCGTCTGGCGGAAGAGGCCTTTGAGCGCCAGACGCCGTTTACACTCGTGGACCTCGCCGGCGCGCGCGCCTCTGGCGCCGAGGCGGACGTGCAGGCCGGCATCGCGTACCTCACGCTGTACGATACAGAGCACCGCCTTCCGCACTACCTCACGGAGGCCACGACGCGCATCCGCCGAGGCCTCGACGCGGGCGCGGACCGTGCGGACGCCTACATCGCGCTAGGTCGCGCGCTGCTCGCTCAGAACGACTTCGGTGGTGCCGAGACGGCCCTCTCCGAAGCTGTCCGGCGCGATCCGCAGAACGCCTACGCCGCCTACTGGCTCGGCGTAACCCGCACCACGCGCGGCGACGCCAGAGGCGCCGTCGCTCCGCTCCGCGACGCCGTCCGCCTCGCGCCGCGCTTTACCGAGGCGCGGACCGAGCTTGCCGAGGCGCTCGGAGCCTCTGGCGACGTTGCGGGTGCCGTGCGCGAGCTGGAGCGGGTCGTGCGGCAGGACCCCGTCCACCACGTTGGCGCCTGGAACGACCTCGGGCTGTACCGCCTCCAACTCGGGCAGGTAGAGCCCGCGCGCCAGGCACTCCGCCGCGCCGTGGCCCTCGACCCGATGCTCGCGCCGGCCTGGGTCACACTCGGCGCCGCCGCGCTCCAAACCGGCGACGCGCCAGAGGCCGAGCGCGCCTTTCTCCGCGCCCTCCGCGCCGACCCGGCCAGCACGGGCGCGCTCGGAAACCTGGCCGTGATCCGCGCCCAGCAGGGCCGCATCGGCGACGCCCGCACGTTGCTCCGGCAGCTTCTGGCGGCCGACCCGTCCGACCAGCGCGCCCGCGCCCTTCTCGCCGAACTCGGCTCCTGA
- a CDS encoding TetR/AcrR family transcriptional regulator, whose product MPSAYHHGDLRRALLDAASGVLTADGVAALTLRGLASRVGVSRTAPYRHFADKSALLEAVAAEGFERLQTVVREAREAGADTPEAFVKLAQAYVGFALSHPAHYRLMYGREAISRRQRPALQVAADALYDELVGALTAAQEAGVMRQGDAEPLASIAWAQVHGLAMLMVEGQMEPPDDAMALTALAARALLEGLAP is encoded by the coding sequence ATGCCCTCCGCGTACCACCACGGCGACCTCCGCCGCGCCCTCCTCGACGCCGCCTCTGGCGTGCTCACCGCCGACGGCGTCGCCGCGCTGACGCTCCGCGGGCTGGCCTCTCGCGTCGGCGTGAGCCGTACGGCGCCGTACCGGCACTTCGCGGACAAGAGCGCCCTTCTGGAAGCCGTCGCCGCAGAGGGGTTCGAGCGGTTGCAGACCGTCGTCCGCGAAGCGCGGGAGGCGGGCGCCGATACGCCAGAGGCCTTCGTGAAGCTCGCGCAGGCGTACGTCGGCTTCGCGTTGAGCCACCCGGCGCACTACCGCCTGATGTACGGCCGCGAGGCGATCTCGCGCCGCCAGAGGCCCGCGCTCCAGGTGGCGGCGGACGCGCTCTACGACGAGTTGGTGGGCGCGCTTACCGCCGCGCAAGAGGCCGGCGTGATGCGCCAGGGCGACGCCGAGCCTCTGGCGTCTATCGCCTGGGCTCAGGTCCACGGGCTGGCGATGCTGATGGTGGAAGGCCAGATGGAGCCGCCCGACGACGCGATGGCGCTTACCGCGCTGGCCGCGCGAGCACTGCTGGAAGGCCTCGCGCCGTAG